The proteins below come from a single Hyperolius riggenbachi isolate aHypRig1 chromosome 8, aHypRig1.pri, whole genome shotgun sequence genomic window:
- the SOWAHD gene encoding ankyrin repeat domain-containing protein SOWAHD, which yields MNAGMEPKLSGWKGTNKLMGKFKLPRNNSSKELNQCEQGDAALQSCKMRDSRSVRRVESLSRTPSPATISKRKRGMRGSLWSTTGSLPLVGAWFAAAGLDSADDQDQQQDFGESGIVLDPVEHAWMLMVAEGNFDEVQETLQEDPSLLYRRDFVTGYSLIHWLAKHGHHEDLIRLMDFSNASGYLLDINSRASGGLTPLHIAALQGHAMVIKVLVGAFNADVHIRDHNGRKAWQYLRAGADSKLLVLLGAPEEEETGTSATMNNNNNRHIPTNRSVAPLFYDETDHIGKMTMAVAPLRNLFKSAYGFLKKW from the coding sequence ATGAATGCTGGGATGGAACCTAAGCTTTCAGGTTGGAAAGGCACAAATAAATTAATGGGGAAGTTTAAACTGCCACGAAACAACAGTTCAAAAGAGCTTAACCAATGTGAACAGGGAGACGCTGCGTTGCAGTCTTGCAAAATGCGGGACTCAAGAAGTGTGAGGAGAGTGGAAAGTCTAAGCAGGACTCCATCACCTGCTACAATCAGCAAGAGAAAAAGAGGTATGAGAGGAAGTCTGTGGAGCACAACAGGATCTCTTCCTTTGGTGGGAGCCTGGTTCGCAGCAGCTGGTTTGGATTCTGCAGATGACCAAGATCAGCAGCAGGATTTTGGGGAAAGTGGCATAGTACTTGACCCAGTTGAACATGCATGGATGCTTATGGTTGCAGAAGGAAACTTTGATGAGGTACAGGAGACTTTACAGGAGGATCCTAGCTTGCTTTATAGGAGAGACTTTGTGACTGGTTACTCCCTGATTCATTGGTTAGCCAAACATGGTCATCATGAGGACCTTATACGACTTATGGATTTTTCCAATGCAAGTGGCTACCTTTTGGATATAAATTCTCGGGCCAGTGGTGGCCTCACTCCACTACATATTGCAGCTCTTCAGGGACACGCTATGGTCATTAAAGTGTTGGTTGGAGCCTTCAATGCAGATGTCCATATTCGGGACCATAATGGCCGGAAAGCTTGGCAGTATCTTCGGGCTGGTGCTGACAGCAAACTTTTGGTACTCTTGGGGGCTCCTGAAGAAGAGGAAACTGGTACATCAGCAACAATGAATAACAACAATAATCGTCATATCCCCACTAACAGGAGTGTTGCTCCACTGTTCTATGATGAAACTGATCATATTGGTAAAATGACAATGGCGGTAGCACCTCTCAGGAACTTGTTTAAAAGTGCGTATGGATTCCTGAAGAAATGGTAA